Proteins found in one Arvicola amphibius chromosome 18, mArvAmp1.2, whole genome shotgun sequence genomic segment:
- the Ndufb3 gene encoding NADH dehydrogenase [ubiquinone] 1 beta subcomplex subunit 3, giving the protein MAAGHGHGHGHGHGHDKLVLPDHTQWRIEGTPLEAVQKNLATRGLRDPWARNEAWRYMGGFAENISFMSVLFKGFKWGFAAFVVAAGAEYLLSSQNGDKKHH; this is encoded by the exons ATGGCTGCTGGACACGGGCACGGGCACGGGCACGGGCACGGTCATGATAAACTGGTCCTTCCAGATCACACACAGTGGAGAATAGAAGGGACCCCGCTAGAGGCAGTGCAGAAGAACCTGGCTACCCGGGGGCTGAGGGACCCGTGGGCTCG CAATGAGGCTTGGCGGTACATGGGCGGCTTCGCGGAGAACATCTCCTTCATGAGTGTGCTGTTCAAAGGGTTCAAGTGGGGATTTGCTGCGTTTGTGGTCGCGGCAGGGGCTGAGTATCTCCTGTCCTCCCAGAACGGTGATAAGAAGCATCACTGA